The following is a genomic window from Rutidosis leptorrhynchoides isolate AG116_Rl617_1_P2 chromosome 8, CSIRO_AGI_Rlap_v1, whole genome shotgun sequence.
ttaagtttcAACAACCAGAAAATGATTTATTCTATATATTTTGTTACCTAATAGGGTTTTTTTGGTTGCCTTGTACATTCAGTTACGGAGTAGTTATTTTTCAATATTTTTACGGTGCATGTAGGTGTGTGATGATACGGAAGAGGGGAGCAAGATCAAAACGTACTACAAATTGGACTCTGTTCCCGTAACTCTCGTTATTGACCCTGTCACGGGTCAAAAAATGCGCTTATGGCGTGGAATGATCCAACCAGATAATTTGCTCGAGGTACGTTGAAACTGTATCACTATAACTATTACAATACATGAATCACAAATTTACATTGTGAATATCATAAGTATAATTTTAATCAAAAATAATTTATACTCTAAATTGGAAACTATCTTTACAGGATTTGTTGCAGTTTTTGGATGGTAGTCCTAATCATCATCATTTCAGCTTGTCCCACAAACGTCCAAGAGAAACTTCGCAACCTCCTCCTAAAATCCAACCTACGCCAGGTTtactaattaatatatttataattataattattagttatttTGACATGTAACATAACTCGTCTTTCATGTTCATGTTCCAACTTCTACTAACTTATAAAAATGCAGTGGTTGCAAATGGAGCTAGTGAAGTAAAAGAAGATGAAGACATGCAGATGGCACCTGCATTATCTATGGATACAACGAAAAACATCATCGAAGAACCTTCAAACGATTCTGAAACTGCAAATACAAAAAATGAAACCCTAAAATCTGAAAAACCTACTTATCCACCATTGCCAGAAGAACCTAAGGTTGATAGGAGTTTACTTTGCAGGGTCGGAGTTCGTCTTCCAAACGGACGCAGGCTTCAGAGGAACTTTTTACGTTCTGATGCCATACAAGTAACattctttgacctttgactttgagTTTTTACCGTTGACTATCTGTGTTTGACTTTTTATTGGATTGTGAACATGATTTGTTTGTGGGTTACAGTTGTTGTGGTCATTTTGTTATGCCAACTTGGAGAATAGTGAAGAAAAGACGATTCGGTTGACTCATGCGATCCCGGGTGCTGTGAAGGATTTGGACTATGAGAAAAAGTCAACTTTTGACGAGTCAGGGCTAGCCAATTCGATGATTTCGGTTACATGGGATTGAATAGTTTTGATATCAACTTCTAGAATCTCCTTTGATCTTTTTAGTAACTTCACTGGAGTCTGGTATTTAATGTTCTGTTTATGTACAATTTAATGTTCTGTTTATGTACATATATGGTTTGGTTATATACCATCTGTACTTGATATTAATTTTGTTGTTTGTCTTGCTATTAAGTCAATATGGTAGCTGATTATATGTGTAAATGTACACATATTTGGCGCAATGATATAAGTATCGCGCATACACCGCAATAATTAATGATTGCGCATGGATAACGTTCTAACTTCAATGTATGAAATTGTGCGAATAATTACAAAGATAACACATAAGGCGCAAAGATTAACGTTTGCAAGCGCAGTGTGCAGTGATTCGAAAACTATAAATAGGAAGCTTGTGTCTTCAGTTGGAGGTTGTTGAACCTAAGATTTTTCAAGCCATTGAATAATTACTTTTCATATGATTTAAGGTATAAACAAGATCGGGACGTGGTGATTGACCATTCGTAATGAATGGAAGACGATCATAAGGTTTCTTAAAATTCCAGAAAACTTCAATCTTCACTCTCATTGCACCCGAACTAATTTCGATTAGCATAATCGAATTTAGGCTCGATTAGTAGCCATCAAGATTAAGCAAACATCATTGTGTGTGGGGTCTCGTCGCTCCAACCACAACCTTCAAGCTCCGCCACTGGTTACGGGTCTCGTCGCTCGAGGGGCTCGTCTCCCAGTGGTTTTACTCGCTAGTGGGGGCTCAATGTAAATGTGGTTGTTGCTAGGAAGGTTATCTCTAGAACacaaaaaatatttattattataatcaaaactTTTAAGTTATTAAtttcttaatataacatataaatttaaatatacgtGATCAAAAAGTTGATAACCTACAACTTACCATCCCATTTTCAATTATTACTAGTTTAATACCCGCTAATTCGCGGGATaagaaaataaaatttttataattgAACAGTGTGAACAATTGATTTCATAAGCATGTTACGAATAATATAGATTTATATCATTATATGCAAAATAAGGATCAATATTATGGAagattttaaatatcaaaaatgataacattaatagCAAGATAAAAGCACATTTTTAAATATCATGGTAGTATTCTAATGTGAATTACAGAAAAAGTTGTTTCAATATctgattgtaacttattttttactAAGTTAATAGCGACTAACAAAAGATGAGCCATATGTATTACCATAAGTCACCTTGTAAAGTAATCATCTGTAGTCAATCCTGGTACGCGTACCTCTTATTAACCACCATCTTAAAAACTCCATGATAGTAATGAAAAAGCATATTTGCATCCCATAATTCGTCTCTTTACATATTAATATATGATCATATGAAGTTATTCACCAGCCAACCCATGACCAAAAAATCATCATAAATTCTCAACTATTTCATAGTTGACCACCTCAAGCCCAAAATCTTTGCTAGCACATAATATACTCACTAACTAAAGATTCACACAATACTTCTAACATATTAAACACCTTTCCATCAATGATTTCTAACCTTATTTGATCACTGTGAAACATATAAGTCAACATGATGTACATTATATATTGAAACTGAAGATTATTAAAGGGAAAAGTatatgaaaatgcattgaactttcatcaaatttctattgtatgcatccaactttgaaatctcctattgtatgcatttaactttctaaattgttctattgtatgtatttaacctgTTATAATAGGTAACCTTCAATTAGATATTTACATTTTTAGTCCTTCATGTTTGTAAATTCTAATTTCATTGGTCACTTCGTCATGTTTGTTAAATCTTCATCTTCCTTCCATTAGATATTTACAAAATGGTAACCCCAAACATCTTATgagggattttttttttttttttttttttttttacaattttcagACGCATTACAATTTTTGCAATTTTCTACATTTCATTAAaaatgaaactttgaaaataagaaAGTGAACCTTGTAACAATTTATCTCCCAACTAAACTTCCCAACAGAGCTTCACATCGTATTGTCGCCACCATCACCTGCCGTTGTTCACCTTCACGCACCTTCACAACCAGTGCCATTTCTTCTTCCTCGTCTTCTTCATCTCCACCACCAGTTCCGATCAATCGAGCAAGATCTGAAAACCAAATCGAGCAACTTGATGGTGTTTGAGTAATCCGGCAGCATGGCGTCGATAGTGGTGGTTCACGGCGGCTATGTTCAAAAGTGTACCAAAATTCATAATTAAAACATGAGAATTTGCAAAAAGAAGTGTATGATTAATCCTAATACTTCCTCATTTTTACTTTTTCCATAAACAAGATCAAAAAAGCTAGAACACTCGATTTCAGATTCAAAATTTTTGAATAGAAAATGAGATCGTTTGTGTATTAAATGGATGAATTAGACTATGAAATTTCGAAGAAATGATCACGAGATGATGATGATTTTTCTACTTTTTCAGATTTCACTAAAACAATTTGAAAACAAAACCActtaaaagtcaataaaagtcaatacgaGATCTAAAATCGATTTTTAACAAATTAAACACGAAATCAAAGCTTTGGATCGATGAGGAAGACCTCTTACGCTCTGATACAACTGTTGGTGTAACTTCTAGCTTTCGATTTCGTGTTCATTTGCGTTTTTGGATTGATCACAGTTGTTTTTTATGTGGTGTGCGATGTGTATTTATAAACAGCAAACAATAGCAGCCGTAGCAGTTTATGAGTAATACAATAGTTCTTGCCTATCATGTTTAATAATCCTTTTTCTTGATTGTTATCAATAATTTGATGAAGTAGTGGTTAATTTAATTTAGCTCGTGCCTATCATGTTTAAGATTCCCAAAAACATTTAAAATGCAATATTAGAGGTGAAGTTGAAGaatagagatgaagatgaagaatagagatgaagatgaagaagatcaaGGTTCGTTATGATTTCGTTAAATAAATTGATGTTTATTTTGATTTCGTTATGCTGAGGGACTAATTACGTCAAAAAATTAACTTTAGTAACCTGTTACCTGAATAATAAGTCATGGATTGCATACAATAGAACAATTTAaaaagttaaatgcatacaatatgagatttcaaaattgaatgcatacaataggaatttgatGAAGGTCACCTTCACTCAAGATGCCATAAGAAGCATAAAAACAAACACTGCTGTAAGGGAGGGACTGAAACAAATTATACACAAGAAATCTGATTACTTAATACTCCCTTTAACAAATTATTTGTTAGGATTTACCCACCTCGAAAATGAAGTCTCTTAGTCAGCAAGCTCTACAAGAAACCTCCGAATATTTTCAGCTCCAACAGTGTCTTTCACATAATCTTTTAGGTTAGTTCTCCCGATTTCTCTGACAAGAGATATAGCCAGACTTCCATCATCATATATTTTCTCTACCCAAGCAGCAACATCAGCCAAGTGAATAACAGAAAAAGCATGTTTATGAAGAAAGTGAAGAATTGATGCATATGATTGAGCCAAAAAGTGGTATTTGGTCGCACAAGTTCCAATGACACAACATAAAGCTTTCTTTGCCTCAACATCCTTCAACTTCGTTGCACTCTCGAACATTGAAAGCGAGTTTCTACAACAAACCAAATCATGCACTTGTAATTGAAATAATGCTTCAAATATATAGATACAATATATTCAAACTATTAAGATATTCTACACTAATGTTACCAGGCATACCTTACTACAAACGACAAGTAATTTTCATCTGGGTCTGAAGATCCGAAGAGCAATGAGAGGTTGACCTCCAAAATATTGGCATTTTTAAAAGGTATAAATGGATGTAACATCTGACGACATAAACAAACTGAAGATTCTATTTTTAGCataccatttcaccactacttccaTCAGCCATGTGCTAGCCACATTCACCATCGAATCATATGCAGCGTACATTTACACAACTTTAAACATTAATCTTTAGCACCTTCATAAGGTGCAAAAATTCAGAAGGTTGCTTTAAGTTGATATTAAAAGGACAAAATCTTGACAAAAGAGCACCCATTGGAATATAGATAGCATCATCTATATAAATACAAAAAATATTTTCAAGTAGGCCAAAGCCAAATTAGTAAATACATATCATTATTTAATCAAACTTATCTTTGTGTTCACTATCCAAAGCCAAATTAGTATACAAATGGTACATTTTTAATATTACAGATAAAGTCATTTAAGCATGAGCCACCTACATGAACCTTATTCAGTGGCAATTCTCATAAATTTCGTATTCTTTAATCAGTGGTGATTATCTTCAACTCATGACGTAGTAACATTTGTTTCCCATCTTTATCTTCAAACCCGACAATGGGCGAATATCTAAGAGACGCTTAAACTTAATTGCGTCGAATTTCAACCcgtttcatttttatatatatttgtaatggtaattagtattatctaattttttttttagataatacttTAGATAAACTAAAGCAGATGCATAACCGCTGAAAAATATAAGAGAAAGAAAATAAGTTTATCTAATTCCACTTGACGCCACATTCAGAACAATATTCCCACTCaggaagatataaaatataaagtaTGAAGAATTAAAGTAAGATCAATCAGCAAAAGTCGATTAAATAATGGTAGTCAATTCAAGGACATTACCAGTTACACTTGTGATTGTTGTGGTAATTGATTTTGAGTTTAATGATGATTGAAATGATTTTGTAATTGATCCTGTAAATCGGGGATAGCATTTGCAAATTAACCGTTACCACAATTTAAAATAAGTTGCAATACTCTAAAATAATCATGTGAAAAATGGTTGAATTTCAGAATCAATTACATTCGTCAGTGACCACAAATTATAACCAACATAAATCTTATAACACTTCTAAAGATTAAATCAGATACATGaaccatttttaaaaaaaaaattcatgttCTTTAAATGTACTTCTAATAGAGATTAGAATCATCAATGGAATACGTGTCATACCTGTATCAATGAGCAAGTTATTCCAATTAAACATTCTGAACGTGAACCCTACACAAATATCAATCTCACAAATGAGAGTAAGTAACTCGATTGATGATTTAACCAAAAAATATTAGATAAGCCGATACACTTAACTTAACAGTAAGTGTTGAATCAAAACATATCGATTACAATGAATCACATACCTAGGGTTAATTCGCGAAGAGAAGAAGAATAACCAATTGATAAATCAGATTCATGAGTGATGATTAAAATAGTAAGAATGATTTGATGGTTGGAAATCAAACTAACAAAAAATGATATTTGGACGAATTAATACCTCGATTTATATTTGATTTTCAATATTCAATGATAACATTGAGAATCATCTCCAGAAACTGCTGGCTCTTTTGCACGACACATATGAACCCTAGACAAAAAATATTCAAAGGAAACTCTTGATTTCTAAACCGCATATGTGTATATAAGGAACTGTATTTTATTGTTGAAGGTGAAGGGATTCAACGATTTCTAGGGATTTATTTGGGTATGAAGTGAAAGAATGTGAGTTAATTGTGTTATTCAATTCAATATGGTCTGGCGGTTTTGATTGATAGAATAACTTCTCCCGTAATTTTAGATGGTGAGTTAATTTAGGGGCATAATGGGAACGGTATTAAAATCTAATATGAAAGAGACAATTCTTAATATAGATGAATGTGAGCCATCAGATTtgtttaaaatattcttgttgtaaggtTGAGATTTATTTTTGAAAGAATCTTTTTTTTATCTTAACTAATTTAGACTCTGCTTTAATATATAgagaagattattattattattattattaatctatatatattaatattagtagtagtattattagtattatacataaaatactacgatgaggttatgagcgagttatttcaaaacgagtttttcgagcgggttaaaggtaagaaaattatgggttatagctatggaggcagtggcggaacttgaacccggacACAGGTGGGGCGAATGTAAGAATTTAATAAAAGTTTCAATGCCAggagggtaaacactaaaaaaaaccttatttgttagtaaaaaaaaaattagagtaaatttttttttttccaaatcCGGAGGGGGCGGGCACCCCCTCCGAATATAACTAAGTTCCGCCCctgtatggaggttatgggtattgttcgggggtatgctcgtgaggtcaatctagtgtttatcatttccgttgcgtactttcctgcaatattgaatcacaatattgatacgtgaacactcataacttaactttttatattaatagtatatccctgactagtgctcgagtatatatgattatgcatgtttgcatgtttaatttttgtcgttagatagtttatgataaatcacgaatttgatacatatgcgtttgagataaggtatatgatatgcatgtcgttgaaaagctggcgaaaaattaataaattttcatttagaaagcgtatggtttcgatgaacggattaaaagatatagttaattgaattatctataattttaagtattattgttaaaatggttattattattactatcgtcgttattatcttcgttattattattatctaataatttttattattattattatcattatcgttataagtgttatcattaaaaattgtcatttttattagtattactatcgttattatcattaagattattattaacattattattattattattattattattattattattattattattattattattattattattattattattattattattattattattatcattaaaatagttattagtattatcattaatgtttattattattaatattattatcattaaaaaataatattagtatcatctaattattatgattgttattattatcattaaaaaactaatattagtatcatctaattattatgattgttattattatcattattataaatgcgatataaagagaattaaaagctattaaacaaatcaattaggaaataatgagtatgagtatcatgatgaaattaaaatattgtaatatattgatttagataaaattatcgtttttattatttttatcataattataattattaaaagtatcgttaatattaaactaccattttatcaaaaattatcattttaatagaaatatcattgtaattataaaatatcattattattatcattttagtattattattattaaaaattatcattttgaataggaattattatttaatataaaatattattttaaagttaatattaaaaagtttcgtaattattaaaaattaccatgattagaattatcatttttcataattaatatcattattagtaaatataaatattgttattattattagaataataatagtaattattattattacaaaataatacaacttttatttattattattattattattattaatattatcttatcaaataaatatgtgatacaaagatatttttaccacacgtaatataataatacatatcactatatttttatgatattaagtgaactttataaatttatataaagtatattttttattatatatatagattttaatataaatttttatttattaataaataatttatattatttactctaataaaatctattaaatatatttaaatatataaaataactatatttaagttatataataatcatgtatagatttttaaagtcattttgggtcaagttgacctttgttgacttttgcatatcagtctcgagcattaggattgtgatacagtatgacctgacctaaattgttagacaaatattgatcaacatataaatatatataattaatataggtttgtgaatctaaggccaatcatgcacttgttcagtgccgtcatatgcattattgctacgaaatacagtattgtgagtttcattactccctttttatatatatttttgagactgagaatacatgcgctgcttttataactgttttacgaaaagacacaagtaatgaaactacattctatggttgaattattataccggatatcaccctttttagcttggtagcctaagaatttgggaacataccccccaaattgacgcgaatcctaaagatagattgtaacacccgtttttaagttacgtgttatttcgaatgacgttcgaaatacgaggcatgtaagtgtatatttggatcccaaataaagttggagttgatgttctaaaaccttaccattggatagtaaatctcattacgttttcaacgatatttgattcatcaaaaacggagctacggtttgaaagttacgaccaaaacagttcagtttcagactcagttcagtgggactccatccagattatgggacgccgtccaccagtgaaaggttggacgccgtccagccattttggacgccgtccagaaggcctgacgggccagcagctctattttactcaaattaaaaggggtatttgggtcttttcacttgggttcggtttgggatcatcaaaactgatctagaactctatttagagctcattctcacccacactaAACACTTTCATCTTACTTTGGAGtgagagggttaatttagagtgagaaagcttggtttggtgaagaagatgagcgtttcgggtcaaagctcgagagttaaagttgttcctttcattcacggctacattttggtagtattggtaagtctcaactccgaatttcattgtgttTATTTGATAtttaagttagggtttgagtttgtttaagttatgaaacccgtttagatgacaaagtgggtttattgtgactagctattttgatattttgcgggttttgggttggttaatgatttaagcatgtttaaggtttgtaagtggggtataatcactagtattagtgattttaggagggtTGGaatcttgtaagacccatttgggggtaaaattggtgaatttgggttatgttgagataagaaaaaccctaatagctatgatctagggtttggccatgtgaattgaagttgtaagtgttaaattgtgttggttagtcactaatacacttgttaatgatggaagaattgtaaatgggtcatgtttggctaaaatggtatgtataagtgttgaaatgggtcaaatgagttaaggttgacctaattgggtaaaatgggtatgaaataccctaagtttgtgttaattggtgttagtagacttacatcactagttttagtaattaaagatgagtcttggccatttatgggctgttttgggtgtaagtgagttatttaatgcttttaggtcattaaatgctcgagagtgagtattgtggttaattccacaagttttgtattgaatgtgtacttatgtattaggtaccttgctcgaagcatacggaagtgctaaatcaccaccgacgtgataaggtgagtggaataattatatgcgtagatatataatgtgtttatttgtgtagtgtgagatgtgaagtgtcgatgtgctaagacaccacgtccacatggcgagtgaagtgtcgatgtgttaagacaccactcgggagggaagtatcgatgtgttaagatgccactccaagtaaggtgaagagtgaagtgtcaaagtgttaagacaccattcggggtgaagtgccgaagtgttaaggtgccacccggggtgaagcatcgaagtgttgAGATGCCACCCgtagggttagtgtacgaagtgttaagtgcactaatggttgttgtgaacaccgacggtctttaaacaccgttccttgtacgattggttaaccatggttattgtgttgtagtgtagcatattatattgttcgagttatatatatgctattgttgtgctagcttgtggtattggaggttaatagctttgtacttgtgatgataagctaattgtgttgctagcatgtatgcggtatgtgagtaagtgtttgcaagtaagtatattatatatgtatgtgtataattattgcattcactaagtctaggcttacccctctcgttgtttacctttttacaggtatcgtggtctgaagctagctagtttgttaagctagatgcataggagcgcttgggctcgatggggtagccttTGGATATATggatgcggattggggatttgataatccccaggattatgctcttggtattgggttgggttatagagtcctaatccgtctaaagagttaaatgggtcgaaatcgctacattatttgtaaaacgggtcattgtgggcccggtgtcgtaaaactttttTTCATTGTGGCaaactcttagttttacttaatatgaggtGGTTGTATATAGGTTTTCGAttaaaaagtgtcgggaagcgggtttttcgctcacgTAGTTGGAACCCGAAACAATCCCTGGTAGTGCATTTGGACGCCGTACAGATCTTCttgacgccgtcctggtcttctttgctggacgccgtccagataattggacgccgtccagatgtgttg
Proteins encoded in this region:
- the LOC139861776 gene encoding plant UBX domain-containing protein 7-like isoform X2; translation: MEGGGVLSATDQQTMVSSFLEIAVGQTADTAIQFLKATSWKLEEAIQLFYIGHDGGAAAASSAYVPPVENDGLLADQIARGLENHVGSENDGSEVRAPLPVKRDVLYDTPMLSTRLGYNPQEAHTVVPFRNFEEELKRPRVWETGQGATSTANTSPDNLATLYRPPFALMFHGPFEKAKEAAKTQDQWLLVNLQSTREFSSHMLNRDTWANETVFQTISSNFIFWQVCDDTEEGSKIKTYYKLDSVPVTLVIDPVTGQKMRLWRGMIQPDNLLEDLLQFLDGSPNHHHFSLSHKRPRETSQPPPKIQPTPVVANGASEVKEDEDMQMAPALSMDTTKNIIEEPSNDSETANTKNETLKSEKPTYPPLPEEPKVDRSLLCRVGVRLPNGRRLQRNFLRSDAIQLLWSFCYANLENSEEKTIRLTHAIPGAVKDLDYEKKSTFDESGLANSMISVTWD
- the LOC139861776 gene encoding plant UBX domain-containing protein 7-like isoform X1 gives rise to the protein MEGGGVLSATDQQTMVSSFLEIAVGQTADTAIQFLKATSWKLEEAIQLFYIGHDGGAAAASSAYVPPVENDGLLADQIARGLENHVGSENDGSEVRAPLPVKRDVLYDTPMLYGSTRLGYNPQEAHTVVPFRNFEEELKRPRVWETGQGATSTANTSPDNLATLYRPPFALMFHGPFEKAKEAAKTQDQWLLVNLQSTREFSSHMLNRDTWANETVFQTISSNFIFWQVCDDTEEGSKIKTYYKLDSVPVTLVIDPVTGQKMRLWRGMIQPDNLLEDLLQFLDGSPNHHHFSLSHKRPRETSQPPPKIQPTPVVANGASEVKEDEDMQMAPALSMDTTKNIIEEPSNDSETANTKNETLKSEKPTYPPLPEEPKVDRSLLCRVGVRLPNGRRLQRNFLRSDAIQLLWSFCYANLENSEEKTIRLTHAIPGAVKDLDYEKKSTFDESGLANSMISVTWD